The Zobellia alginiliquefaciens genome contains a region encoding:
- a CDS encoding ATP-dependent Clp protease adaptor ClpS, whose protein sequence is MSFKEKVSEELLLEEEVVKQNEIVLFNDEVNTFDHVIETLVDVCDHTPVQAEQCSLIVHYNGKCTVKTGEYKDLEPRCGKLLEAGLSAEIV, encoded by the coding sequence ATGAGTTTCAAAGAAAAAGTATCGGAAGAACTATTATTAGAAGAAGAAGTTGTAAAACAGAACGAGATTGTTTTATTCAATGATGAGGTCAATACTTTTGATCATGTTATTGAAACCTTAGTTGATGTTTGTGATCATACGCCTGTTCAAGCGGAGCAATGCTCACTTATTGTACACTATAATGGTAAGTGTACGGTAAAAACCGGAGAGTATAAGGATTTGGAACCGCGTTGTGGTAAATTATTGGAGGCGGGGTTGAGTGCAGAAATCGTGTAA
- the prmA gene encoding 50S ribosomal protein L11 methyltransferase: MSNIIYIEYNFTITPLQPGSDILIAELGEVGFESFVENEEGVLAYIQKGDWNEDILESVEILDNELFQVEFSVKEIEQENWNATWEENFEAIQVADQCVVRAPFHEKPEVQYDIVIEPKMSFGTGHHETTHMMLEFILENDFDGKDVLDMGSGTGVLAILAAMKNAKHIDAIDIDNWCYLNAKENVERNNCSHISVFEGDSSLLGERKYDTIIANINRNILLADIPVYAENLKENGTLFLSGFYTEDIPLISETCVKSGLKFKKNLEKNNWVAVKYVF; encoded by the coding sequence ATGTCAAACATCATATACATTGAATATAATTTTACCATAACACCATTGCAACCTGGATCGGATATTTTAATTGCGGAACTGGGTGAGGTTGGTTTTGAGAGTTTTGTGGAGAATGAGGAAGGGGTCTTGGCCTATATCCAAAAGGGTGATTGGAACGAGGATATTCTAGAGTCCGTAGAAATTCTTGATAATGAATTGTTTCAGGTTGAATTTTCGGTAAAAGAAATAGAACAAGAAAACTGGAATGCCACTTGGGAAGAGAATTTTGAAGCTATTCAAGTTGCGGATCAGTGTGTAGTTCGTGCGCCATTTCACGAAAAGCCAGAAGTTCAATATGATATTGTTATTGAGCCAAAAATGAGCTTTGGTACGGGGCACCATGAGACCACGCATATGATGCTGGAGTTTATTCTTGAAAATGATTTTGACGGAAAAGATGTTTTGGATATGGGTAGTGGTACTGGAGTTTTGGCCATTTTGGCCGCAATGAAAAATGCCAAACACATTGATGCTATAGATATTGATAATTGGTGTTATCTAAATGCAAAGGAAAATGTAGAACGAAATAACTGTAGCCACATTTCAGTCTTTGAAGGCGATTCTTCGTTGCTGGGAGAGCGAAAGTATGATACCATAATAGCTAATATCAATAGGAACATTCTATTGGCGGACATTCCCGTTTACGCTGAAAACCTAAAGGAAAACGGAACACTTTTCTTAAGCGGATTCTATACGGAAGATATTCCGTTAATAAGTGAAACCTGTGTAAAGTCAGGATTAAAGTTTAAAAAAAATCTGGAAAAAAATAATTGGGTTGCGGTAAAATACGTATTTTAG
- the tpiA gene encoding triose-phosphate isomerase — protein sequence MRSKIVAGNWKMNKNLAETEALLTELAAKLPDTQAEVMVAPTYVNLASAVKALDSSVVEVIAQNMHFAENGAYTGEISADMLLNIGIDTAIIGHSERRAYFGETDEILAKKVATALSKNIRVMFCFGEELEDRKSDNHFKVVESQLKNALFSLEASDWSKIILAYEPVWAIGTGETASPEQAQEMHAFIRKTITEAYDASIANNVSILYGGSVKPANAEEIFGKPDVDGGLIGGASLVADDFVAIIKAI from the coding sequence ATGAGAAGTAAAATTGTTGCAGGAAACTGGAAAATGAATAAAAACTTAGCTGAAACTGAAGCTTTGTTGACAGAATTGGCAGCTAAATTGCCAGATACACAAGCGGAAGTTATGGTTGCGCCAACATACGTAAACTTGGCATCTGCGGTAAAAGCTTTAGATTCTTCGGTAGTTGAGGTTATTGCCCAGAATATGCACTTTGCTGAAAATGGTGCTTATACAGGTGAGATTTCTGCAGATATGTTGTTGAATATCGGTATAGATACAGCAATAATTGGTCACTCGGAAAGAAGGGCTTACTTTGGTGAAACTGATGAGATTTTAGCAAAAAAAGTAGCTACTGCCTTATCAAAGAACATTCGGGTTATGTTTTGCTTTGGTGAAGAGCTTGAAGATAGAAAATCCGACAATCATTTTAAAGTAGTTGAAAGTCAGTTGAAGAATGCACTTTTCTCTTTGGAAGCTTCTGATTGGAGTAAGATAATTTTGGCGTATGAGCCTGTATGGGCCATTGGAACGGGTGAAACAGCTTCGCCGGAACAAGCTCAGGAAATGCACGCTTTCATCCGTAAAACAATTACAGAAGCATATGATGCTTCAATAGCAAACAATGTTTCCATCCTTTACGGAGGTAGTGTAAAGCCTGCTAATGCTGAAGAAATTTTTGGTAAGCCAGATGTAGATGGTGGCCTTATTGGAGGAGCTTCATTGGTTGCAGATGATTTTGTAGCTATTATAAAAGCTATCTAA
- a CDS encoding BT_3928 family protein — protein sequence MKYLVGISRVFVGILFIISGFVKLNDPVGFSFKLEEYFSSGVLDLPFFEPHALAISIFVVIFEVLLGVMLLVGFRVKFTVWSLLLMIIGFTFLTFYSAYFNKVTDCGCFGDAIKLTPWESFSKDIILLALIILLFKGRKYITPIFGANAKRIVTLASLVLCVGYCVYVLNHLPVIDFRPYKIGDNISEGMTVPDDAPKPIYDYAWRFNVNGEDKIIVTQGDYPQVDGEFVDVETTEVQKGYEPPIHDFTIEQEGVNFADSLLQEPKLVMIIAYDLHKTNRDKYSEVKKVTDRAVKKGYKVIGMSASNDELKDALMKEYKLNFEFYFTDETALKTIVRSNPGALVLEKGTIKQKVHYNDLDELIFD from the coding sequence ATGAAATATCTTGTAGGCATTAGCCGAGTGTTTGTAGGTATACTTTTTATCATTAGTGGTTTTGTAAAACTGAATGACCCCGTAGGTTTTTCGTTTAAGTTAGAAGAATATTTTAGTTCTGGTGTGCTTGACCTTCCATTTTTTGAGCCTCACGCTTTAGCAATTTCTATTTTTGTAGTGATTTTTGAAGTGCTTTTAGGAGTGATGCTCTTAGTAGGTTTTAGAGTGAAGTTTACTGTGTGGAGCTTGTTGTTAATGATAATTGGGTTCACTTTTTTAACATTTTATTCGGCGTACTTCAATAAGGTGACGGATTGTGGTTGTTTTGGAGACGCTATTAAACTTACACCTTGGGAATCGTTTTCAAAAGATATTATCCTTCTTGCGCTCATTATTCTCCTTTTCAAAGGCAGAAAATATATAACGCCCATTTTTGGAGCTAATGCAAAGAGAATTGTAACACTTGCATCATTAGTGCTTTGTGTCGGGTACTGTGTATATGTGCTGAACCACCTGCCTGTTATAGACTTTAGGCCGTATAAAATTGGAGATAATATTAGTGAAGGTATGACGGTGCCAGATGATGCACCCAAGCCAATTTATGATTATGCCTGGCGGTTTAACGTTAATGGAGAGGATAAAATAATCGTTACCCAAGGAGATTACCCCCAAGTAGACGGCGAGTTTGTTGATGTAGAAACTACCGAAGTTCAAAAAGGCTATGAGCCACCTATTCATGATTTTACCATAGAGCAGGAGGGCGTTAATTTTGCGGATTCTTTATTGCAGGAGCCCAAATTGGTAATGATAATAGCGTATGACCTTCATAAGACAAATAGGGACAAGTATTCCGAGGTTAAAAAAGTGACGGATAGAGCGGTGAAAAAAGGCTATAAGGTAATCGGTATGTCCGCTTCTAATGACGAGCTAAAAGACGCTTTGATGAAAGAATATAAGCTTAATTTTGAATTTTATTTTACGGACGAGACCGCTTTAAAAACAATTGTCCGATCCAATCCTGGAGCCCTGGTTTTGGAAAAAGGAACTATAAAACAAAAAGTACATTATAATGATTTAGATGAGTTGATTTTCGATTGA
- a CDS encoding DUF1599 domain-containing protein produces MHKTSEEYDEVIKICRDLFEKKMKDYGSAWRILRLPSLTDQIFIKAQRIRSLQENEVRRVDEGERSEFIGIINYSIMALVQLEKGIADQPDLSVEEAVSLFDKHATTTKTLMENKNHDYGEAWRDMRVSSLTDLILQKLLRVKQIEDNKGKTLVSEGIDANYQDMVNYAIFAMIHLGVTPKS; encoded by the coding sequence ATGCATAAGACATCCGAAGAATATGATGAGGTAATCAAAATTTGTAGAGACCTCTTTGAAAAGAAAATGAAAGACTACGGTAGTGCTTGGCGGATCTTAAGACTTCCCTCATTAACGGATCAGATTTTTATTAAGGCGCAGCGCATCCGAAGTTTGCAAGAAAATGAAGTGCGCAGAGTAGACGAAGGCGAACGTTCCGAGTTTATAGGGATTATTAACTATTCTATAATGGCACTTGTTCAATTGGAGAAGGGTATTGCCGATCAGCCAGATCTTTCCGTAGAAGAGGCCGTATCTCTTTTTGATAAACATGCTACTACCACCAAAACACTTATGGAAAATAAAAACCATGATTATGGTGAGGCCTGGCGAGATATGCGAGTCAGTTCTTTAACAGACCTAATTTTGCAAAAACTTTTACGGGTTAAACAAATTGAGGACAATAAAGGAAAGACTCTAGTAAGCGAAGGTATTGATGCTAATTATCAAGATATGGTCAACTATGCAATTTTTGCGATGATCCATCTTGGTGTAACCCCTAAATCATAA
- the folP gene encoding dihydropteroate synthase, producing the protein MTLNCKGKLIDLSTPKVMGILNHTPDSFFDGGKYQNETAILTQVEKMLNDGATFIDVGGYSSRPGADHVTEDEELNRMAPLTTLLISHFPEIILSIDTFRSKVASTCLDAGAAIINDISAGKLDENMLSTVAKHHAPYIMMHMKGSPQNMQQQTDYNNLLVDIIQYFSERIAAAKALGINDIMVDPGFGFAKTTDQNYEILQKLELFKNLDHPILIGVSRKSMIYKVLKTDAERALNGTTALHMAALMKGANILRVHDVKEAYECVKLAEELMPC; encoded by the coding sequence ATGACCCTAAATTGTAAAGGCAAGCTCATTGACCTATCTACTCCAAAAGTAATGGGCATTTTAAACCATACCCCCGATTCGTTTTTCGACGGTGGAAAATACCAAAATGAGACTGCAATTCTAACGCAAGTCGAAAAAATGCTGAATGATGGAGCCACCTTTATTGATGTTGGCGGCTACAGTTCTAGACCCGGTGCCGACCATGTTACAGAAGATGAGGAATTAAATCGTATGGCACCTCTTACAACCTTATTAATCAGTCATTTTCCTGAAATTATTCTATCCATAGATACGTTTAGAAGTAAAGTAGCTTCCACTTGTCTCGATGCAGGCGCCGCTATTATTAATGATATATCTGCAGGAAAACTTGACGAAAACATGCTTTCTACGGTAGCCAAACATCACGCACCATACATTATGATGCACATGAAAGGGTCTCCTCAAAACATGCAGCAACAAACAGACTACAACAACCTTTTGGTAGATATCATACAGTATTTTTCAGAGCGAATTGCAGCTGCCAAAGCATTGGGGATTAATGATATTATGGTAGACCCAGGCTTTGGTTTTGCTAAAACCACGGATCAGAATTATGAAATTCTACAAAAACTTGAGCTTTTTAAGAACTTAGACCACCCTATTTTAATTGGTGTAAGCAGAAAATCCATGATTTACAAAGTACTTAAAACCGATGCAGAGAGGGCCTTAAACGGCACAACGGCACTTCATATGGCAGCATTAATGAAAGGCGCCAATATTTTAAGGGTTCATGACGTTAAAGAAGCGTATGAATGTGTTAAACTTGCAGAAGAATTAATGCCTTGTTAA